A DNA window from Sphingomonas changnyeongensis contains the following coding sequences:
- a CDS encoding translation initiation factor IF-2 associated domain-containing protein, protein MSDIDNKDKPKLGARAPLGLKRTVETGKVKQSFSHGRSNTVVVEVKRRRVLGRPGEAEQPEVQAPPPPLRPPRPPRRRRLSRSPRARSPHLRPPRPAPARRPPDDGDGAARAAGKAAARGRGSASGRA, encoded by the coding sequence ATGAGCGACATCGACAACAAGGACAAGCCGAAGCTGGGCGCGCGCGCGCCGCTGGGCCTCAAGCGCACGGTCGAGACCGGCAAGGTCAAGCAGAGCTTCAGCCATGGCCGCTCGAACACCGTCGTGGTCGAGGTCAAACGCCGCCGCGTGCTCGGCCGGCCCGGCGAGGCCGAACAGCCCGAGGTCCAGGCGCCGCCCCCGCCGCTGCGCCCGCCCCGGCCCCCGCGCCGCAGGCGGCTGAGCCGGTCGCCCCGCGCCCGCAGCCCGCACCTGCGCCCGCCCCGCCCCGCGCCCGCCCGTCGGCCGCCCGATGACGGCGATGGAGCGGCGCGAGCAGCAGGAAAGGCTGCTGCGCGAGGCCGAGGAAGCGCGTCTGGCCGCGCTTGA
- a CDS encoding DUF448 domain-containing protein — MRTLPNERPGSANETPAPELNDAPRGTRRAAADAERKCILTGQRADRDGLVRLALGPDGQVLPDVRAKAPGRGAWISADRTILDGAAARGRLEQALARAFRQPRIGVPEDLADRIAGQLERAALDRLGLEARAGTVLTGSERIETAARQGRVALLLHARDAAPDGSRRLDQALRVGSDAEGTALRGLVIAAPRAILSAALGRENAVHVGVVDAGAARRIGAALDRWHGFIGFGLRDEPCETASQGPIAAGAPDGAPAAAAANEGL; from the coding sequence TTGCGGACACTTCCCAATGAAAGGCCAGGGTCGGCCAATGAGACGCCAGCGCCGGAGCTGAACGACGCGCCGCGCGGCACCCGCCGCGCGGCCGCCGATGCCGAGCGCAAATGCATCCTGACCGGCCAGCGAGCGGACAGGGACGGGCTGGTGCGCCTTGCGCTCGGCCCGGACGGGCAGGTGCTGCCCGATGTCCGCGCCAAGGCACCGGGCCGGGGCGCATGGATCAGCGCCGATCGCACGATTCTTGACGGGGCGGCGGCGCGCGGGCGGCTGGAACAGGCGCTGGCGCGCGCGTTCCGCCAGCCGCGCATCGGCGTGCCCGAGGATCTGGCCGACCGTATCGCCGGCCAGCTGGAGCGCGCGGCGCTTGACCGGCTGGGGCTGGAAGCGCGCGCCGGCACGGTGCTGACCGGATCCGAACGGATCGAGACCGCCGCACGCCAGGGCCGCGTCGCGCTGCTTCTGCATGCGCGCGATGCCGCACCCGATGGCAGCCGCCGGCTCGATCAGGCGCTGCGCGTCGGATCGGATGCCGAAGGCACCGCGCTTCGCGGACTCGTAATCGCGGCCCCGCGCGCCATATTGTCGGCAGCGCTGGGGCGCGAAAATGCCGTGCATGTCGGCGTGGTCGATGCGGGCGCTGCCCGGCGCATCGGCGCGGCGCTCGACCGCTGGCATGGTTTTATCGGATTTGGTTTGAGGGATGAGCCTTGCGAAACCGCCTCGCAAGGTCCAATCGCGGCCGGGGCGCCCGATGGCGCGCCGGCTGCTGCGGCGGCGAATGAAGGGTTGTGA
- the nusA gene encoding transcription termination factor NusA: MATAISANKAELLAIADSVAREKLIDKAIVIEAMEDAIQRAAKNRYGAENDIRAKLDPNSGDLRLWRVVEVVEAVDDYFKQVSVADAQKLEKGAKVGDFIVDPLPPIEFGRIQAQASKQIIFQKVRDAERERQFEEFKGRVGEIITGVVKRVEFGHVVVDLGRAEGVIRRDQQIPREVVRVGDRIRSLILRVIRENRGPQIFLSRAHPDFMKKLFAQEVPEIYDGIIEIKAAARDPGSRAKIGVISHDGSIDPVGACVGMKGSRVQAVVQEMQGEKIDIIPWSPDTATFVVNALQPANVSRVVIDEEEDRIEVVVPDDQLSLAIGRRGQNVRLASQLTGKAIDIMTETDASDKRQREFAERSEMFQNELDVDETLAQLLVAEGFTTLEEVAYIEQDEIATIEGFDEELAAELQNRAQEALDRREEANREERQSLGVEDALAAIPHLTEAMLVTLGKAGIKTLDDLADLATDELVARRRAEPRRRNNDQPREQDKGGILADYGLSEEQGNEIIMAARAHWFEGEDAVADTSQ, translated from the coding sequence ATGGCCACCGCTATCTCCGCCAACAAGGCCGAGCTGCTTGCCATCGCCGATTCGGTCGCGCGTGAAAAGCTGATCGACAAGGCCATCGTCATCGAGGCGATGGAAGACGCCATCCAGCGCGCGGCCAAGAATCGCTATGGCGCGGAAAACGACATCCGCGCCAAGCTTGATCCCAACAGCGGCGATCTGCGGCTGTGGCGCGTCGTCGAGGTGGTCGAGGCGGTCGACGATTATTTCAAGCAGGTGTCGGTCGCCGACGCCCAGAAGCTGGAAAAGGGCGCGAAGGTCGGCGACTTCATCGTCGATCCGCTGCCGCCGATCGAGTTTGGCCGCATCCAGGCGCAGGCGTCGAAGCAGATCATCTTCCAGAAGGTCCGCGACGCCGAGCGCGAGCGCCAGTTCGAAGAGTTCAAGGGCCGGGTCGGGGAGATCATCACCGGCGTCGTCAAGCGGGTCGAGTTCGGCCATGTCGTCGTCGATCTGGGCCGCGCCGAAGGCGTGATCCGCCGCGACCAGCAGATCCCGCGTGAAGTGGTGCGCGTCGGCGACCGCATCCGTTCGCTGATCCTGCGCGTGATCCGCGAGAATCGCGGGCCGCAGATCTTCCTGTCGCGCGCCCATCCGGACTTCATGAAGAAGCTGTTCGCGCAGGAAGTGCCCGAAATCTACGACGGCATCATCGAGATCAAGGCCGCCGCCCGCGACCCGGGCAGCCGCGCCAAGATCGGCGTGATCAGCCATGACGGGTCGATCGATCCGGTCGGCGCCTGTGTCGGCATGAAGGGTAGCCGCGTGCAGGCGGTCGTCCAGGAAATGCAGGGCGAAAAGATCGACATCATCCCCTGGTCGCCCGACACCGCGACCTTCGTCGTCAACGCGCTGCAGCCGGCCAATGTCAGCCGCGTCGTGATCGACGAGGAAGAGGACCGGATCGAAGTGGTCGTCCCCGACGACCAGCTGAGCCTGGCGATCGGCCGGCGCGGGCAGAATGTCCGCCTCGCCTCGCAGCTGACCGGCAAGGCGATCGACATCATGACCGAGACGGACGCCTCGGACAAACGCCAGCGCGAGTTCGCCGAGCGTTCGGAAATGTTCCAGAACGAACTGGACGTCGACGAGACGCTCGCCCAGCTGCTGGTCGCCGAAGGTTTCACCACGCTCGAGGAAGTCGCCTATATCGAGCAGGACGAGATCGCGACCATCGAGGGCTTTGACGAGGAACTGGCCGCCGAGCTGCAGAACCGCGCCCAGGAAGCGCTGGATCGCCGCGAGGAAGCCAATCGCGAGGAGCGCCAGTCGCTCGGCGTCGAGGATGCACTGGCGGCGATCCCGCATCTGACCGAGGCGATGCTGGTCACGCTCGGCAAGGCGGGGATCAAGACGCTCGACGATCTCGCCGATCTCGCCACCGACGAACTGGTCGCCCGCCGCCGCGCCGAGCCGCGCCGCCGCAACAACGACCAGCCGCGCGAACAGGACAAGGGCGGGATCCTCGCCGATTATGGCCTGAGCGAGGAACAGGGCAACGAGATCATCATGGCGGCCCGTGCCCATTGGTTTGAAGGGGAGGACGCGGTTGCGGACACTTCCCAATGA
- the rimP gene encoding ribosome maturation protein RimP yields MTDIATLTQLIEPEAKALGFALVRVAMIGGTSDPTLQVMAERPDTRQLTIDDCAALSRRLSDMLDAADPIEQAYRLEVSSPGIDRPLTRLSDFADWAGHEARLTLSEPLDGRKQFQGVLAGVDGETIRVDLGPRGEALLPFSGLKAAKLVLTDRLIAATAPLDADGADTIQVEG; encoded by the coding sequence GTGACCGACATCGCCACCCTGACGCAGCTGATCGAGCCGGAGGCCAAGGCCCTTGGCTTCGCGCTGGTGCGCGTCGCGATGATCGGCGGCACGTCGGACCCGACGCTGCAGGTGATGGCCGAGCGCCCGGACACGCGCCAGCTGACGATCGACGACTGCGCTGCGCTGTCGCGGCGGCTGTCGGACATGCTCGACGCCGCCGACCCGATCGAGCAGGCGTATCGGCTGGAGGTCAGCTCGCCGGGCATCGACCGGCCGCTCACCCGGCTGAGCGACTTTGCCGACTGGGCCGGGCATGAGGCGCGGCTGACGCTCAGCGAGCCGCTTGACGGGCGCAAGCAGTTCCAGGGCGTGCTGGCGGGTGTCGACGGCGAGACCATCCGCGTCGATCTCGGCCCGCGCGGCGAGGCGCTGCTGCCCTTTTCCGGCCTCAAGGCCGCCAAGCTGGTTTTGACCGACAGGCTGATTGCCGCCACCGCGCCGCTGGATGCGGATGGCGCCGATACAATCCAGGTAGAAGGATAG
- a CDS encoding PQQ-dependent sugar dehydrogenase has protein sequence MSLPASLPITGFRRRLAPVAGAALLTIACSGQAQEPSAAPFTVTPVADFDAPWAMTFLPDGRMLVTEKAGQILLVAADGSARTALAGVPAVATGGQGGMHDVVLHPRFAANRLVYFSYVEQNDAGAKGVVLARGRLEEAGTPRLDKVEVIFRATPYVEGNGHFSGRIAFAPDGKLFFTNGERQKFDPAQDPAATLGKVLRLNDDGTPAKGNPLAAKGFHPAVWSYGHRNLLGLAFDARGNLWQQEMGPKGGDEVNLVLPGRNYGYPRVSNGDHYDGRDIPDHQPGDGFEAPKVWWNPAISPGGLIAYSGRMWPEWRGDLFIGGLSSKALIRVDVDGTNAQKGSQWDMGARIREVEEGPDGALWLLEDGAQGSQGRLLRLTRR, from the coding sequence ATGTCATTGCCCGCTTCTCTGCCGATCACCGGTTTCCGCCGCCGCCTCGCGCCCGTCGCCGGGGCCGCGCTGCTGACCATCGCCTGTTCAGGGCAGGCGCAGGAACCGTCCGCCGCGCCGTTCACGGTGACGCCGGTCGCCGATTTCGACGCGCCCTGGGCGATGACCTTCCTGCCCGACGGGCGGATGCTCGTCACCGAAAAGGCCGGGCAGATCCTGCTGGTCGCCGCCGATGGCAGCGCGCGCACCGCGCTCGCCGGGGTGCCGGCGGTGGCGACCGGCGGGCAGGGCGGCATGCACGACGTCGTCCTGCATCCGCGCTTTGCCGCCAACCGGCTCGTCTATTTCAGCTATGTCGAGCAGAATGATGCGGGGGCCAAGGGCGTCGTGCTGGCGCGCGGCCGGCTGGAAGAGGCGGGGACGCCCCGGCTCGACAAGGTCGAGGTGATCTTCAGGGCGACGCCCTATGTCGAGGGCAATGGCCATTTTTCGGGCCGCATCGCCTTTGCGCCCGACGGCAAGCTGTTCTTCACCAATGGCGAGCGCCAGAAATTCGATCCCGCGCAGGATCCGGCGGCGACGCTGGGCAAGGTGCTGCGCCTCAATGACGACGGCACCCCGGCCAAGGGCAATCCGCTGGCGGCCAAGGGCTTTCATCCCGCGGTCTGGTCCTATGGCCATCGCAACCTGCTGGGCCTTGCCTTCGATGCGCGCGGCAATCTGTGGCAGCAGGAAATGGGTCCCAAGGGTGGCGACGAGGTCAATCTGGTCCTGCCGGGGCGCAATTACGGCTATCCGCGCGTGTCGAACGGCGATCATTATGACGGCCGCGACATTCCCGATCACCAGCCCGGCGACGGCTTTGAAGCGCCCAAGGTCTGGTGGAATCCGGCGATCTCGCCGGGCGGGCTGATCGCCTATTCGGGCCGGATGTGGCCGGAATGGCGCGGCGACCTGTTCATCGGCGGCCTGTCGAGCAAGGCGCTGATCCGCGTCGATGTCGACGGCACCAATGCCCAGAAGGGCAGCCAGTGGGACATGGGCGCGCGCATCCGCGAGGTCGAGGAAGGGCCGGACGGGGCGCTGTGGCTGCTCGAGGACGGTGCCCAGGGCTCACAAGGCCGCCTGCTGCGCCTCACCCGGCGCTGA
- a CDS encoding DNA/RNA helicase domain-containing protein, which yields MRSFRAEQLSAFVGHVVNGSADDARSILTELSGRYPIAATRDIGTARAWLQSRARGSERYGLVASSGAHRLRPEGIQVNAKIDPPTWFLNDKWDVRSSFYLEEVATQFDVQGLELDWTCVCWDADLRFSGNSWQFFAFKGTAWRNVNDRSKQLYMTNAYRVLLTRARQGMIIFIPKGDSKDPTRLPSFYNDTFAFLQRCGVPELYGQ from the coding sequence ATGCGCTCATTCCGAGCAGAGCAGCTCTCGGCATTCGTCGGGCATGTTGTGAATGGATCAGCGGATGATGCCAGATCAATTCTAACGGAGTTGAGCGGCCGATACCCGATCGCCGCTACGCGAGACATTGGCACGGCGCGAGCATGGCTTCAAAGCCGCGCTCGCGGCAGCGAGCGCTATGGCTTAGTCGCATCGTCGGGCGCCCATCGCCTGCGCCCCGAAGGCATTCAAGTGAATGCCAAAATCGATCCGCCGACCTGGTTCCTCAATGACAAGTGGGACGTTCGCTCATCCTTTTATCTTGAAGAAGTAGCGACACAGTTTGATGTTCAGGGCCTAGAGCTTGACTGGACATGTGTCTGCTGGGACGCCGATTTACGTTTTTCCGGTAATTCATGGCAGTTCTTTGCATTTAAGGGCACAGCTTGGCGAAACGTAAACGACCGTAGCAAGCAACTGTACATGACCAATGCATACCGGGTTCTTCTTACCCGAGCACGACAAGGCATGATCATTTTCATTCCGAAGGGAGATTCCAAAGACCCGACGCGACTGCCCAGCTTCTATAACGACACTTTCGCCTTTCTGCAGCGCTGTGGAGTACCGGAGCTATATGGCCAGTAG
- a CDS encoding DNA/RNA helicase domain-containing protein has protein sequence MNDAYFSSSISDFLNKSTTEILGELTQAHHHALEHQQRNAWLAQIELLRGELNGLLDGHIFFEFSIPRMGKRADVVMLVGGMVFVIEFKVGSATFDSCAIDQVHDYALDLKNFHLGSHTLPIVPVLCATEALNHEISRFEWAEDRVASPVLTGRCGIRQVLDLALQEHTAHLIDVMGWRTSGYRPTPTIIEAAESLYRNHSVEDISRSDAGAKNLNSTSEKVANIIDHAKKKGRKSICFITGVPGAGKTLAGLNIAAKRAQGHQDEHAVFLSGNGPLVDVLREALARDQAARDGVKKSDANRAVKRFIQNIHHFRDYYLERDEPPFEKVVVFDEAQRAWTKEQTSKFMQTKRGYLGFTMSEPEFLISVMNRNQGWCTIICLIGGGQEINTGEAGLFEWLTSLRERFLDWDIHASSLLDDSHYTVDQKTAAMLAAPNIQNTQSSTWQSLCAHSEQSSSRHSSGML, from the coding sequence ATGAACGACGCCTATTTCTCCTCATCGATCAGTGATTTTCTTAACAAGTCGACGACCGAGATCCTAGGTGAGCTAACGCAGGCGCATCACCATGCGTTGGAACACCAGCAACGCAATGCTTGGCTTGCTCAGATCGAGCTCCTCAGGGGCGAGCTCAACGGCCTGCTAGATGGGCATATCTTTTTCGAATTTTCGATCCCCCGCATGGGTAAGCGCGCTGACGTGGTCATGTTGGTTGGTGGCATGGTGTTTGTAATCGAGTTCAAAGTCGGCTCAGCCACGTTCGATAGCTGCGCTATCGATCAGGTACATGACTATGCGCTCGATCTCAAAAACTTCCACTTAGGTAGTCACACTTTACCAATCGTGCCGGTGCTGTGCGCAACGGAGGCGCTCAATCACGAAATATCCCGTTTTGAGTGGGCCGAGGATCGCGTAGCCTCGCCGGTTCTCACCGGCCGTTGCGGAATACGTCAGGTTCTCGATCTTGCCTTGCAAGAGCATACTGCTCATTTGATAGACGTCATGGGGTGGCGCACCTCAGGCTACAGACCAACACCAACAATCATTGAAGCTGCCGAATCCCTGTACAGGAACCATAGCGTTGAAGACATTTCTCGATCAGATGCCGGAGCAAAAAACTTAAATAGCACTTCAGAAAAAGTCGCCAACATCATCGATCACGCAAAAAAGAAAGGTCGTAAGTCCATCTGCTTTATTACTGGCGTTCCGGGAGCGGGAAAGACGCTTGCAGGTCTAAACATTGCAGCAAAACGCGCTCAAGGACATCAGGATGAACACGCTGTTTTCCTATCAGGTAACGGCCCACTCGTTGACGTTCTACGCGAAGCCCTAGCCCGAGATCAGGCTGCACGCGATGGAGTGAAAAAATCCGATGCAAATCGCGCGGTAAAGCGATTTATCCAGAATATTCATCATTTCCGTGATTACTACCTAGAGCGGGATGAACCGCCGTTCGAGAAAGTCGTAGTGTTCGACGAAGCCCAGCGCGCCTGGACAAAGGAACAGACTTCTAAGTTCATGCAGACGAAGCGTGGCTATCTTGGCTTCACAATGTCAGAGCCCGAATTTCTGATTAGCGTTATGAATCGAAACCAAGGATGGTGCACGATCATCTGCCTTATCGGCGGAGGTCAAGAAATAAACACGGGTGAAGCTGGCCTGTTTGAGTGGTTAACTTCTCTTCGCGAAAGATTCCTAGACTGGGATATCCATGCCTCCTCGCTATTAGACGATAGTCACTATACAGTGGATCAGAAAACTGCGGCCATGCTCGCTGCACCCAACATCCAAAACACCCAGAGCTCCACCTGGCAGTCTCTATGCGCTCATTCCGAGCAGAGCAGCTCTCGGCATTCGTCGGGCATGTTGTGA
- a CDS encoding replication-associated recombination protein A, with amino-acid sequence MAGGVGTGGTETGGPLADRLRPRALGDVVGQDHLTGPEGAIGRMVAAGRLASMILWGPPGTGKTSIARLLADAVGLRFAAISAVFSGVADLKKAFAEAREHKRMGQRTLLFVDEIHRFNRAQQDGFLPFVEDGTVILVGATTENPSFELNAALLSRAQVLILHRLDAAALEQLLARAETAAGRPLPLDAEARAALVASADGDGRFLLNQAETLFSLDLPAPLDPAGLSALLHRRVAVYDKDREGHYNLISALHKSLRGSDPQAALYYLARMLVAGEEPLYVLRRLTRFASEDIGLADPQALVQCMAARDAYAFLGSPEGELAIVQACLYLATAPKSNAAYKAQKAAWKSARDTGSLMPPAHILNAPTRLMKDIGYGHGYAYDHDSKDGFSGADYWPEGMAAQTYYRPVARGFEARIAERLAYWDGMRRDRDPAVDKSADKRADSQGHRDED; translated from the coding sequence ATGGCCGGCGGCGTTGGAACAGGCGGGACAGAAACAGGCGGGCCGCTTGCCGACCGGCTGCGCCCGCGCGCGCTCGGCGATGTCGTCGGCCAGGATCATCTGACCGGGCCGGAGGGCGCGATCGGCCGGATGGTCGCGGCGGGGCGGCTCGCCTCGATGATCCTGTGGGGACCGCCCGGCACCGGCAAGACCAGCATCGCCCGCCTGCTGGCCGATGCGGTCGGGCTGCGCTTTGCAGCGATCTCGGCGGTGTTTTCGGGCGTTGCTGACCTGAAAAAGGCCTTTGCCGAGGCGCGCGAGCACAAGCGCATGGGGCAGCGCACCTTGCTGTTCGTGGACGAAATCCACCGCTTCAACCGCGCGCAGCAGGACGGTTTTCTGCCCTTTGTCGAGGACGGCACCGTCATTCTGGTCGGCGCGACCACCGAAAATCCGTCGTTCGAACTCAATGCCGCGCTGCTGTCGCGCGCGCAGGTGCTGATCCTGCACCGGCTGGACGCGGCGGCGCTCGAACAGCTGCTCGCGCGGGCGGAGACGGCGGCGGGCCGGCCATTGCCGCTCGATGCCGAGGCGCGGGCGGCGCTGGTTGCCAGCGCAGACGGCGATGGCCGCTTCCTGCTCAATCAGGCGGAAACGCTGTTTTCGCTCGACCTGCCCGCGCCGCTCGATCCGGCCGGGCTGTCGGCGCTGCTCCACCGCCGCGTCGCCGTCTACGACAAGGACCGCGAGGGACATTACAATCTCATCTCCGCGCTGCACAAATCGCTGCGCGGCTCGGACCCGCAGGCGGCGCTTTATTATCTGGCGCGGATGCTGGTCGCGGGCGAGGAGCCGCTTTACGTGCTGCGCCGGCTGACGCGTTTTGCCAGCGAGGATATCGGCCTCGCGGACCCGCAGGCGCTGGTCCAGTGCATGGCGGCGCGCGACGCTTACGCCTTTCTGGGCAGCCCGGAGGGCGAGCTGGCGATCGTGCAGGCCTGTCTCTATCTCGCCACCGCGCCCAAATCCAACGCCGCCTACAAGGCGCAGAAGGCGGCATGGAAAAGCGCCCGCGACACCGGATCGCTGATGCCGCCCGCCCATATCCTGAACGCGCCGACCCGGCTGATGAAGGACATCGGCTATGGCCATGGCTATGCCTATGACCATGACAGCAAGGACGGGTTTTCCGGGGCCGATTACTGGCCCGAGGGGATGGCCGCCCAGACCTATTACCGGCCGGTGGCGCGCGGCTTTGAAGCGCGGATCGCCGAACGGCTGGCCTATTGGGACGGGATGAGGCGCGACCGTGACCCGGCTGTGGATAAATCTGCGGATAAACGGGCGGACAGTCAGGGGCACAGGGATGAGGATTGA
- a CDS encoding DUF1013 domain-containing protein, which yields MPHATASWLVENTALTFQQIADFCGLHILEVQAIADDTAGTRLTGRDPVRAHELTMDEIERGQANPDYRLRIQKGPEQVRRTKGPRYTPVSKRQDKPDGIAWIIRNHPEVSDGAISKLIGTTRTTIAAIRDRTHWNIANITPKDPVTLGLCSQRELDAIVAKAAKAAGIEAPTDQRLAGDREALIEQLRAERERAAREAEAAARGELDTADRPAFEDPFRR from the coding sequence ATGCCGCACGCGACCGCTTCCTGGCTGGTCGAGAATACGGCGCTCACATTCCAGCAGATCGCTGATTTCTGCGGGCTGCACATCCTTGAGGTGCAGGCGATTGCCGACGACACCGCCGGCACGCGCCTGACCGGGCGCGACCCGGTGCGCGCCCATGAGCTGACGATGGACGAGATCGAGCGCGGCCAGGCCAATCCCGATTACCGGCTGCGCATCCAGAAGGGGCCGGAACAGGTCCGCCGCACCAAGGGGCCGCGCTACACCCCGGTGTCGAAGCGCCAGGACAAGCCCGACGGCATCGCCTGGATCATCCGCAACCATCCCGAAGTGTCGGACGGCGCGATTTCCAAGCTGATCGGCACCACGCGCACCACGATCGCGGCGATTCGCGACCGCACGCACTGGAACATCGCCAACATCACGCCCAAGGATCCGGTCACGCTCGGCCTGTGTTCGCAGCGCGAGCTGGACGCGATCGTCGCCAAGGCGGCGAAGGCGGCGGGGATCGAGGCACCGACCGACCAGCGCCTGGCCGGCGACCGCGAGGCGCTGATCGAACAGCTGCGCGCCGAGCGTGAGCGCGCCGCCCGCGAGGCCGAGGCGGCCGCGCGCGGCGAACTGGACACCGCCGACCGGCCGGCGTTCGAGGATCCGTTCCGCCGCTGA
- a CDS encoding MBL fold metallo-hydrolase produces the protein MSWIRLPLGGPLGHINVWAVEEADGLALIDTGVPTDACKQAWRDVLAGPLGGRPVSRVICTHMHPDHIGLAGWLCTKFGTSLWMTRGEYLTARLLCADARPAPPAEAVATWRGAGWTEAQIAAATARGWGSFARSVHRMPEGFVRVKAGDDLGGGWRAVIGSGHSPEHLCLVDEVRGMMIAGDQVLPRISSIVAISILEPEADPLGEWLASIARLRAELPGDLLVLPAHGAVFTGLHARLDALADGHLRTLDRLHARLVERPLRAVDCFGVMFKRAIDDKLLGMATGETLAHLQHLEQAGRAVREPVDGVWWWRAC, from the coding sequence GTGTCATGGATTCGCCTGCCGCTGGGCGGGCCGCTGGGTCACATCAATGTCTGGGCGGTCGAGGAGGCCGACGGGCTGGCCCTGATCGACACCGGCGTGCCGACCGATGCCTGCAAACAGGCATGGCGCGACGTGCTGGCCGGGCCGCTGGGCGGCCGGCCGGTCAGCCGGGTGATCTGCACCCATATGCATCCCGACCATATCGGCCTTGCCGGCTGGCTGTGTACCAAGTTCGGGACAAGCCTGTGGATGACGCGGGGGGAATATCTGACCGCGCGGCTGCTGTGCGCCGATGCGCGGCCCGCGCCGCCGGCTGAGGCGGTCGCGACCTGGCGCGGCGCGGGCTGGACCGAGGCGCAGATCGCCGCCGCCACCGCGCGCGGCTGGGGCAGCTTTGCCCGTTCGGTCCACCGCATGCCCGAAGGGTTTGTGCGGGTGAAGGCCGGCGACGATCTGGGCGGCGGCTGGCGCGCGGTGATCGGCAGCGGCCACAGCCCCGAACATCTGTGCCTTGTCGACGAGGTGCGCGGCATGATGATCGCCGGCGATCAGGTGCTGCCGCGCATCAGCTCGATCGTCGCGATCTCGATCCTCGAGCCGGAGGCCGATCCGCTGGGCGAATGGCTGGCCTCGATCGCGCGGCTGCGCGCCGAACTGCCGGGCGACCTGCTGGTGCTGCCCGCGCATGGCGCGGTGTTCACCGGCCTCCATGCCCGGCTCGATGCGCTCGCCGACGGGCATCTGCGCACGCTCGACCGGCTGCATGCCCGGCTGGTTGAACGCCCGCTGCGCGCGGTCGATTGTTTCGGGGTGATGTTCAAGCGCGCGATCGACGACAAATTGCTCGGCATGGCGACCGGCGAGACGCTTGCCCATCTCCAGCATCTCGAACAGGCCGGGCGCGCGGTGCGTGAGCCGGTTGACGGCGTCTGGTGGTGGCGGGCCTGCTGA
- a CDS encoding copper resistance protein B, protein MRASRAMLRHEHGGMSYSQLMFDIAELQLRGGRDGWRIEGEGWFGGDINRLLVRFEGEGDLGRAAEQVELQAVYSRAIGPYFNLQAGLRHDVRPDPSRTHAVFGVEGLAPYWFEIEALGFLSTKGELTGRFAASYDQRLTQRLVLQPRVELNLAAAAIPERGIAAGLSDGEFDLRLRYEIAREFAPYLGVSFGRRFGRFARAAGEGGTETSVVIGLRSWF, encoded by the coding sequence ATGCGTGCGTCGCGCGCGATGCTCAGGCACGAACATGGCGGCATGTCCTATTCCCAGCTGATGTTCGACATTGCCGAGCTGCAGCTGCGCGGCGGCCGCGACGGCTGGCGGATCGAGGGCGAGGGCTGGTTCGGCGGCGACATCAACCGCCTGCTCGTCCGCTTCGAGGGCGAGGGCGATCTGGGCCGCGCCGCCGAACAGGTGGAACTGCAGGCCGTTTATTCGCGCGCCATCGGTCCTTATTTCAACCTTCAGGCCGGGCTGCGCCACGATGTCCGCCCCGATCCGTCGCGCACCCATGCGGTGTTCGGCGTGGAAGGCCTTGCGCCATATTGGTTCGAAATCGAAGCGCTCGGCTTTCTGTCGACCAAGGGGGAGCTGACCGGCCGGTTCGCCGCCAGCTATGACCAGCGGCTGACCCAGCGGCTGGTGCTGCAGCCACGCGTGGAGCTGAACCTTGCCGCCGCCGCCATTCCCGAACGCGGGATCGCCGCCGGCCTGTCGGACGGCGAGTTCGACCTGAGGCTGCGTTACGAGATCGCGCGCGAGTTCGCCCCCTATCTGGGCGTCTCGTTCGGGCGGCGCTTCGGCCGCTTCGCCCGCGCGGCGGGCGAAGGCGGCACCGAAACGAGCGTCGTCATCGGCCTGCGCAGCTGGTTCTGA